AGCCTGAAGACCGCCGGCGACATCGCCGAAGGCGACACCCGCACCGCCCTCGACCACGACGTGGCGCGGCTGATCACATCGGTCGACGAACAGGAGGGGCTGGTCGACGATTTCAAGTCCAGCAACGCGCTGCTGCAGAACTCGCTCAGCTTCTTCAACCACACGGCCCGGCGGCTCGATCAGGCGGAGGGCGTGCGGCAGACCGCCCTTGCGTCGGAGATCGGCAGCCTGGCCAGCGCCATGCTGCTGTTCGCCGCGGATCCCAGAAGCGAGATGGCTGCCGAGCTGTCGGCCGCGCTCGATCGGCTGCGCAGCCTGGATGTTCCTGGCGCCGCGGCCGAGGGCGTCGACGCCCTGGTCATGCACGGACACTTGATTCTCGCCACCCTCCCGACCGTGGACAGCCTCGTCACCCGCCTGCAGGCAGCGCCGATCGCGATCCAGGCGCAGGAGATCAAGCAGGCCTATTTCTCCGCCTATGGCCGGGCCGCGACGCGGGCCCTGTATTTCCGCCTCCTGCTCTACGCTGTCGCAGTCGGCCTCGCGGCCTATGTCTGCTACCTGTTCCTGCGGCTGCGGGCCAATGCTCGGGCGCTGGAGAAGCGCCTTGCGCTGGAAAACCTGATCGCCACGATCTCGACCGACTTCATCAACCTGCCCCGGGCCCGCCTCGACGACGGCATCGAGCAGGGTCTGGCGCGGCTGGCCGGACATATGCTGTTCGACCGGGCCCATATCTTCGTCTGGGGCTTGGACACGGCGCCGGGCGACCGCGAGTACTCATGGTCTCAGCCCGAGGTGCCGAACACGGCCGACACCGGCCGGATGTTGCTCGATCTGGCCAATGACTGGCCGATCTCGGCCGGGGGTGATGACGGGACGATCCACGTGCCGTCCGTCGTCGCGCTGCCCGACGGGCCGGTCAAGGACCGCTTGGCGCTGCTCGGCCTCCGCTCCTGGCTGTCGATTCCCCTGGGCAAGGCCGGCAGCCGCTCGGGCGTGCTGATGTTCGAGGGGGTGACGGCGGAGAAGCGCTGGTCCACCGGCGACGTCGCCCTGCTACGCACCGCGGCTGAAAGCTTCGCCAACGCGATCGAGCGCGAGCGCAGCGAGGTCCAGCGCGAGGCGCTGGAGACCCAGCTGGCCCAGTCGCAGCGGCTGGAATCGCTCGGTGCCCTGGCCGGCGGCATCGCCCATGAGTTCAACAATATCCTGGGCGCCATTCTTGGATACGGCGAACTGGCGCTGTCGACGCTGACCCGCAGCGGCTCGACCCAGCAGTATGTGAAGCAGATCATGACCGCGGGCACGCGGGCGCAGTCGGTGATCGACCAGATCCTGGCCTTCAGCCGCCGGCGGGAACGCCGCTATCACGCGATCCGCCCCGAGCCCGTGGTCGCCGAGGCGCTGGAGCTATTGCGCGCCTCCCTGCCTCCGTCGATCACCCTCCATCGCAGGTTCGCGGCCGGGGATGCGGCGATCCTGGGCGACGTCACCGAGCTGCAGCAGATCGTGATGAATCTGTGCACCAACGCATCGCATGCCATGGGCGGGCAGGGCCGGATCGAGATCGGCCTCGACCTGGCCCGGATCCCGTCGGACACGGTGCTGTCGCATGGGCCCCTGAAGGCCGGCGACTATCTGCGCCTCAGCGTGGCGGATTCCGGCCACGGCATCGACCCTGCCGTGATGAAGCGGATCTTCGAGCCTTTCTTCACCACCAAGGCGGTGGGCAGCGGCACCGGCCTCGGCCTGCCGACGGTGTACGGCATCGTGACCGGGCAGGGCGGCGCCATGAACGTCGAGAGCCAGCCCGGAAGCGGCAGCACCTTCGAGGCCTATCTGCCCCTGACCGAGGAGCCGGTGGCGGATGAGGAGGAGATCGCCGAGGCGTCGTCGCTGTGGGGGCGCGGCGAGACCATCCTCGTGGTCGATGACGAGACGCCGCTGGTGCTGCTGCTGGAGGAGATGCTGGCCGCGCTGCAGTACGAGCCCGTCGGCTTCGACAGCAGCGCGGCCGCCCTGGCCGCCTTTCGCGCCGACCCCGACCGCTTCGACCTGGTCCTGACCGACGCGCTGATGCCCGACGTGACGGGGATCGAGCTGGCGGCCGAGCTGCATCGCATCCGCCCCGGCCTGCCGATCCTGATGATGACCGGCCATTTCGGCGGCCTCGATTCCGCGGAGATCGAGGCGGCCGGTGTCCTCGAGGTGCTCCGGAAGCCGCTGCGATCGCGGCCGCTGGCGGAACGCCTGGCTGCGTGCCTGGCGCCCGCGGATGGCGAGCGGGTCGTCTGAGGCGGCCGGCCCGGCCGCCTCGAGCCGGCCGGGCCATGATCCGCGGGGAGGATCACGACGCTGCCGCGTCGCATGACCCCATCGCCGCGGCGGGCTGGTGGCTGCCCTGCACCGTCGCCAGCGCCGCGGCCGCGATCTCGCCGCGCAGCCAGCTGTGGTCCGGGTCGCGATGGCGGCGCTCATGCCAGATCAGCGCGACCTCGTAGGCCGGCAGCTCCAGCGGCGGGTCGACCACCGCCAGCGGCAGCATCGCGGCGACGCGAGTGGCGACGCGGTGCGGCACGGTCAGCACCAGGTCGGTCTCGGCGATCATCGCCGGCGCCGTCAGCATGTTGGGGACCAGGATCGGGTCGCGGTCCGGCAGGTCCAGCTTGGCCAGCCCGTCATAGACCTGGCCGAAGCCGTCCTCGGCGCCGGAGGCGATCACGGCGTGGCGCAGGGTCGAGAAGCGTTCGATCGTCCAGTCCTGCGCCAGGGCCGGATGGTCCCGGCGCAGCAGGCAGGCGAAGCGGTCGGCGTAGAGGCTGCGCCGGAAATAGCCGGGCGGGGTGTCGCCGATCTGCCCGACGGCGAGGTCGATCTCGCCCTGTTCGAGCCGCCGCAGGGCGCCGGCCAGCAGCGGATCGGTGACGACGTCGAGATGCGGCGCCCGCTCGCGCAGCCGCGGCAGCAGGCGCGGCAGCAGGACCAGGGACTGGTGGTCGGGCATCGCCATCGTCACCTTCGACCGCCATTCGCCGGGAGCGAAGCTGCGGCTGGTGACCATCTCCCGGATGGCGTCGAGCACCGAGGGCAGCAGCTCTGCCAGCCGCTCGCCCCGCGGCGTCGGGGCCAGGCCGGTCGAGGTGCGGACCAGGATCTCGTCGTTGAACATGCCGCGCAGCCTGGCCAGGGCCCGGCTCATCGCCGGCTGGCTCTGGCCGACATGTTGGGCGGCGTGGGTGACGTTGCGGAACTGCAGCAGCGCCTCCAGCGCCACCAGCAGGTTCAGGTCGACCGAGGCCAGGTTCGGCGTGCTCCGTTGCGGCGCGG
The sequence above is drawn from the Inquilinus sp. Marseille-Q2685 genome and encodes:
- a CDS encoding LysR family transcriptional regulator, yielding MSDLAFTRKSSMERPHPALIVGGRQAAPQRSTPNLASVDLNLLVALEALLQFRNVTHAAQHVGQSQPAMSRALARLRGMFNDEILVRTSTGLAPTPRGERLAELLPSVLDAIREMVTSRSFAPGEWRSKVTMAMPDHQSLVLLPRLLPRLRERAPHLDVVTDPLLAGALRRLEQGEIDLAVGQIGDTPPGYFRRSLYADRFACLLRRDHPALAQDWTIERFSTLRHAVIASGAEDGFGQVYDGLAKLDLPDRDPILVPNMLTAPAMIAETDLVLTVPHRVATRVAAMLPLAVVDPPLELPAYEVALIWHERRHRDPDHSWLRGEIAAAALATVQGSHQPAAAMGSCDAAAS
- a CDS encoding two-component system VirA-like sensor kinase yields the protein MRTLGVALLALLLALTYLLVHGATPDAAQHERTLDALRSLDLNNAALQRDVLRSRTGLLRTYDPLVQSMAALRRAAASLKTAGDIAEGDTRTALDHDVARLITSVDEQEGLVDDFKSSNALLQNSLSFFNHTARRLDQAEGVRQTALASEIGSLASAMLLFAADPRSEMAAELSAALDRLRSLDVPGAAAEGVDALVMHGHLILATLPTVDSLVTRLQAAPIAIQAQEIKQAYFSAYGRAATRALYFRLLLYAVAVGLAAYVCYLFLRLRANARALEKRLALENLIATISTDFINLPRARLDDGIEQGLARLAGHMLFDRAHIFVWGLDTAPGDREYSWSQPEVPNTADTGRMLLDLANDWPISAGGDDGTIHVPSVVALPDGPVKDRLALLGLRSWLSIPLGKAGSRSGVLMFEGVTAEKRWSTGDVALLRTAAESFANAIERERSEVQREALETQLAQSQRLESLGALAGGIAHEFNNILGAILGYGELALSTLTRSGSTQQYVKQIMTAGTRAQSVIDQILAFSRRRERRYHAIRPEPVVAEALELLRASLPPSITLHRRFAAGDAAILGDVTELQQIVMNLCTNASHAMGGQGRIEIGLDLARIPSDTVLSHGPLKAGDYLRLSVADSGHGIDPAVMKRIFEPFFTTKAVGSGTGLGLPTVYGIVTGQGGAMNVESQPGSGSTFEAYLPLTEEPVADEEEIAEASSLWGRGETILVVDDETPLVLLLEEMLAALQYEPVGFDSSAAALAAFRADPDRFDLVLTDALMPDVTGIELAAELHRIRPGLPILMMTGHFGGLDSAEIEAAGVLEVLRKPLRSRPLAERLAACLAPADGERVV